One Peterkaempfera bronchialis DNA window includes the following coding sequences:
- the trmB gene encoding tRNA (guanosine(46)-N7)-methyltransferase TrmB: MTASTDSRPYPHAATPEQHRERRIRSFHPRRGRLTSAQGSALERLWPRYGTPIDGTPLDLAELFGGALPVVLEIGFGMGETTAAMAAADPGTGILAVDVHTPGHGNLLARVEQDSLENVRPAAGDAVLLLRDMLAPGSLAGLRVYFPDPWPKSKHHKRRLIQPEFVALAVSRLAPGATVHCATDWEPYAEQMLEVLSASPELVNLHPEGDGTVLEDGSVPGYAPRPAWRPVTKFERQGLAKGHRVHDLLFRRR; the protein is encoded by the coding sequence GTGACTGCCTCCACCGATTCCCGCCCGTACCCGCACGCCGCCACGCCCGAGCAGCACCGGGAGCGGCGGATCCGTTCGTTCCACCCTCGGCGCGGTCGGCTGACCTCGGCCCAGGGAAGCGCGCTGGAGCGGCTGTGGCCTCGGTACGGGACGCCGATCGACGGGACGCCGCTGGATCTGGCGGAGCTGTTCGGCGGTGCGCTGCCGGTAGTGCTGGAGATCGGCTTCGGGATGGGCGAGACCACGGCGGCGATGGCTGCCGCCGACCCGGGCACCGGCATCCTGGCGGTGGATGTGCACACCCCCGGCCACGGCAATCTGCTCGCCCGGGTCGAGCAGGACAGCCTGGAGAATGTGCGGCCGGCGGCGGGTGACGCGGTGCTGCTGCTGCGGGACATGCTGGCGCCGGGGTCGCTGGCCGGGCTGCGGGTGTACTTCCCCGATCCCTGGCCGAAGAGCAAGCACCACAAGCGGCGGCTGATCCAGCCGGAGTTCGTCGCGCTGGCCGTCTCCCGGCTGGCGCCGGGCGCCACCGTGCACTGCGCGACCGACTGGGAGCCGTACGCGGAGCAGATGCTGGAGGTGCTGTCCGCCTCACCGGAACTGGTGAACCTGCACCCCGAGGGCGACGGCACGGTGCTGGAGGACGGCAGCGTGCCCGGCTATGCGCCGAGGCCCGCGTGGCGGCCGGTGACCAAGTTCGAGCGGCAGGGCCTGGCCAAGGGGCACCGGGTGCACGATCTGCTCTTCCGGCGGCGCTGA
- a CDS encoding PrsW family intramembrane metalloprotease has translation MSSPQPVGPWCSAHARPQDSVPWFRRRMPTVGRGVRLVAPAAFLALCGVLILAMVERQTGRPGFLVGLGLAVLPVPLVLGSLAWLDRVEPAPLRSLLFCFGWGACAATLVAIWANSWTAGLLASHQSPRGETIGSAVVAPLVEESCKGAAVLLLFLVRRRYVGSVIDGIVLAGFVACGFAFTENVLYLGRSYTEDQAVGNGMGGTVYTFVLRGVMSPFAHPLFTALIGIGFGVAAVGRGRLLRVAAPVGGWLAAVVLHGTWNAAASLGTGGFLLVYGVFMVPAFGGLIGLSVWSRSDELKVVGRQLPVYVWAGWLGPAEPAALSAMRLRGRARRRARALYGPAGGRAVAEYIALATALALLRRRAERGSTPVAEFTVRERELLHRLWERRPVAAVVLAEVAAAAPCSYGRS, from the coding sequence GTGAGCAGCCCGCAGCCGGTCGGCCCGTGGTGTTCCGCGCACGCCCGGCCGCAGGACTCCGTGCCGTGGTTCCGGCGGCGGATGCCGACGGTGGGCCGGGGTGTGCGGCTGGTGGCACCGGCGGCCTTCCTGGCGCTGTGCGGGGTGCTGATCCTGGCGATGGTGGAGCGGCAGACCGGTCGGCCCGGCTTCCTGGTGGGGCTGGGTCTGGCGGTGCTGCCGGTGCCGCTGGTGCTGGGGTCGCTGGCGTGGCTGGACCGGGTGGAGCCGGCGCCGCTGCGCAGCCTGCTGTTCTGCTTCGGCTGGGGGGCGTGCGCGGCGACGCTGGTCGCCATCTGGGCCAACAGCTGGACGGCCGGGCTGCTGGCCTCGCATCAGAGCCCTCGGGGGGAGACCATCGGCTCCGCGGTGGTCGCGCCGCTGGTGGAGGAGAGCTGCAAGGGCGCGGCGGTGCTGCTGCTCTTCCTGGTGCGGCGGCGGTACGTCGGTTCGGTGATCGACGGCATCGTGCTGGCCGGTTTTGTCGCCTGCGGCTTCGCCTTCACCGAGAACGTGCTCTATCTGGGCCGCTCCTACACCGAGGACCAGGCGGTGGGGAACGGCATGGGCGGCACCGTGTACACCTTCGTCCTGCGCGGGGTGATGTCGCCGTTCGCGCATCCGCTGTTCACCGCCCTGATCGGGATCGGGTTCGGCGTGGCTGCGGTCGGCCGGGGGCGGCTGCTGCGGGTGGCGGCGCCGGTGGGCGGCTGGCTGGCGGCGGTGGTGCTGCACGGCACATGGAACGCTGCGGCGTCGCTGGGCACCGGCGGTTTCCTGCTGGTGTACGGGGTCTTCATGGTGCCGGCGTTCGGCGGGCTGATCGGACTGTCGGTGTGGTCGCGCAGCGATGAGCTGAAGGTGGTCGGGCGTCAGCTTCCGGTGTACGTCTGGGCGGGCTGGCTGGGCCCGGCCGAGCCGGCGGCGCTGTCGGCGATGCGGCTGCGGGGGCGGGCGCGGCGGCGGGCGCGGGCGCTGTACGGGCCGGCGGGCGGCCGGGCGGTGGCCGAGTACATCGCGCTGGCCACCGCGCTGGCGCTGCTGCGGCGGCGGGCGGAGCGGGGTTCGACGCCGGTCGCGGAGTTCACGGTGCGGGAGCGGGAGTTGCTGCACCGGCTGTGGGAGCGCCGTCCGGTCGCGGCGGTGGTGCTGGCGGAGGTGGCGGCGGCCGCGCCGTGCTCGTACGGCCGCAGCTGA
- a CDS encoding LysR family transcriptional regulator, whose product MELRQLEYFATVAEEANFTRAAARLHVAQPGVSAQIRKLERELGQELLDRSGRTVRLTEAGAAVLPYARAALAAVAGAREAVDELAGLVRGQVTVGTVTSLGPDIDLPGLLAAFHHDHPAVETGLTEDTSDRLVHAVATGSTDLAVIGLPTATPPGVALQVVVDEPLVVVVGRDDPLAARTSATLRALADRPLISLPPGTGLRTALDHACAAAGLRPRIAFEAGDPNVLARLAVRGLGAAVVPESLARCYADRLHILTLTRPRLRGRLALAWRSAGPVGPAARALVRHVRAALPDRG is encoded by the coding sequence ATGGAGCTGCGCCAGCTGGAGTACTTCGCCACCGTCGCCGAGGAGGCCAACTTCACCCGGGCTGCGGCCCGGCTGCATGTCGCCCAGCCCGGCGTGAGCGCCCAGATCCGCAAGCTGGAACGCGAACTCGGCCAGGAACTGCTGGACCGCTCCGGCCGCACCGTCCGCCTGACCGAGGCGGGCGCGGCCGTGCTCCCGTACGCCAGAGCCGCGCTCGCCGCCGTCGCCGGGGCCCGCGAAGCGGTGGACGAGCTGGCCGGGCTGGTACGCGGGCAGGTCACCGTCGGCACGGTCACCTCGCTGGGCCCGGACATCGACCTGCCCGGGCTGCTGGCGGCCTTCCACCACGACCACCCGGCGGTGGAGACCGGCCTGACCGAGGACACCTCCGACCGGCTGGTCCATGCCGTCGCCACCGGCAGCACCGACCTGGCCGTGATCGGCCTGCCCACCGCCACCCCGCCCGGGGTGGCGCTCCAGGTCGTGGTGGACGAGCCGCTGGTGGTGGTCGTGGGCCGCGACGACCCGCTGGCGGCCAGGACCTCCGCCACCCTCCGCGCGCTCGCCGACCGGCCCCTGATCAGCCTGCCCCCGGGCACCGGGCTGCGCACCGCCCTGGACCACGCCTGCGCCGCAGCGGGCCTCCGACCCCGCATCGCCTTCGAGGCCGGCGACCCCAATGTGCTGGCGCGGCTCGCCGTACGCGGCCTGGGCGCGGCCGTCGTCCCCGAGTCCCTGGCCCGCTGCTACGCCGACCGGCTCCACATCCTCACCCTGACCCGCCCCCGGCTGCGCGGCCGCCTCGCCCTGGCCTGGCGGTCCGCGGGACCGGTCGGCCCCGCCGCCCGCGCCCTGGTCCGGCATGTCCGGGCGGCGCTGCCGGACCGCGGCTGA
- a CDS encoding nuclear transport factor 2 family protein — MTADAAQVAAAYFETWKARDFTALRSLLADDVEFSGPLARVRGADDCIRGIEGLSRIVTDVVVRKVFRDGGDVLTWFELHTTVADPVPVANWSRVEGGLITRIRVVFDARPLASASGAGAGAGAGAAAG; from the coding sequence ATGACCGCCGACGCCGCCCAGGTCGCCGCCGCCTACTTCGAGACCTGGAAGGCCAGGGACTTCACCGCCCTCAGGTCGCTGCTCGCCGACGACGTGGAGTTCAGCGGGCCGCTCGCCCGGGTGCGGGGCGCCGACGACTGTATCCGGGGCATCGAGGGACTCTCCCGGATCGTCACCGATGTCGTCGTCCGGAAGGTCTTCCGCGACGGTGGCGATGTGCTGACCTGGTTCGAGCTGCACACCACGGTCGCGGACCCGGTGCCGGTCGCCAACTGGAGCCGGGTGGAGGGCGGCCTGATCACCCGTATCCGGGTGGTCTTCGACGCCCGTCCGCTCGCGTCGGCCTCGGGGGCTGGGGCTGGGGCCGGGGCGGGGGCGGCTGCCGGCTGA
- a CDS encoding nucleotidyltransferase domain-containing protein: protein MTGSGLDDHGFIAREGSLGLVPEEFAAVVDAARTRIAAAFGPARLHSAYLYGSIPRGTAVPGVSDLDLLLALRHRPGAADRADARALEASLDADFPQVDGVGVLLHDRATLLSDLERYDLGWFLACLCTPLLGDDLAARLPRYRPTSLLARETNGDLALLLPRWRAQAAAARTAPERRALCRRVARRIVRTGFTLVMPRWGGWTSDLTASAEAFARYYPDRADQLRRAAAAARTPTADPAVLTLLIDDLGPWLATEYTSVHGHKTPRP, encoded by the coding sequence ATGACCGGTAGCGGACTGGACGACCACGGCTTCATCGCGCGGGAGGGCTCCCTCGGCCTGGTGCCGGAGGAGTTCGCCGCCGTGGTCGACGCCGCCCGTACCCGGATCGCCGCAGCCTTCGGCCCCGCCCGACTGCACAGCGCCTACCTGTACGGCAGCATCCCGCGCGGCACCGCCGTCCCCGGCGTCTCCGACCTCGACCTGCTGCTCGCGCTGCGCCACCGGCCGGGCGCTGCCGACCGGGCAGACGCCAGGGCGCTGGAAGCCTCCCTGGACGCCGACTTCCCGCAGGTCGACGGGGTGGGCGTGCTGCTGCACGACAGGGCCACCCTGCTGAGCGACCTGGAGCGGTACGACCTGGGCTGGTTCCTGGCCTGCCTCTGCACCCCGCTGCTCGGCGACGACCTCGCCGCACGGCTGCCCCGTTACCGCCCCACCTCCCTGCTGGCCCGCGAGACCAACGGCGACCTGGCCCTGCTCCTCCCCCGCTGGCGCGCCCAGGCCGCCGCCGCCCGCACGGCCCCCGAACGCCGGGCCCTCTGCCGCCGGGTCGCCCGCCGGATCGTCCGCACCGGGTTCACCCTGGTGATGCCGCGCTGGGGCGGCTGGACCAGCGACCTCACCGCCTCCGCCGAGGCGTTCGCCCGCTACTACCCGGACCGCGCCGACCAGCTGCGCCGGGCCGCAGCGGCAGCCCGCACCCCCACCGCCGACCCGGCCGTCCTCACCCTCCTGATCGACGACCTCGGCCCCTGGCTGGCCACCGAATACACATCCGTCCACGGCCACAAGACCCCCCGCCCCTGA
- a CDS encoding DUF3427 domain-containing protein has product MTHPVHLQAVPGIYEKLITDRLEERLRELSAEGWLAGHKSVGTESSSHVLARHIADTVTRLLKSLDHEKRVAAANQILDHLATLNGAREWIERVADGPRELVTLAQQEAEGVYQLRPLTPLSDTALFTNSPDDLNLGSELRGELATADRVDLLCAFVKWHGVRVLEGALRAAHQRGVRIRVITTTYIGATERRALDRLVREFGAEVKVNYELLSTRLHAKAWLFRRNSGFDTAYVGSSNLSKAALLDGLEWNVRLSSVATPAVLKKFEATFDAYWHDPSFESYDPDRDAELLDRALSEASGKTDRTTATISLSGLEVRPYPHQQDMLERLEVERSIHNRHHNLLVAATGTGKTVMAALDYRALRKKHQRDLKLLFIAHRKEILDQSLRTYQEVLIDANFGECLVNGQVPRDWTHVFASVQSLNARTLDRFSPDHFDVIVIDEFHHGVAPTYRKIIDYFQPLELLGLTATPERTDGKNVQDEFFDGRIAAEMRLWEALENELLSPFHYFGIADNTDMTGLEWKRGTYDPAELDNLFTGNDARARLVVKAVQDKIADPGSIRALGFCVSVAHAKFMADYFNRAGLNAKALSGGTPTEERKAALSGLRDGSVQVIFSVDLFNEGLDVPDVDTLLLLRPTSSTTVFLQQLGRGLRRSENKAVLTVLDFIGMHRKEFRFENQFRALTNLTRNRLADHIEDDFPRLPSGCQIILDRKSKDRVLDNVRSQLKINATQLAKEISEYGEPKLAAYLRESNRELKELYRSNNSWTGLLRRAKLLSDPVPDGEAELSKRASAFLHVDDPLRISAYTKLLSDDAPRYEELSSQEQAFARMLFFSLWPLGGGFATYQKGFDALRPQVAFRSELRQILDHGLEHTEHIPIPLLGSQIGIPLAVHASYSREEILPALGQAGLGAFLPGNFREGVKWCQNIKTDALLITLEKDEKDFSPQTRYRDFAMGPDVFHWESQNQTSESSPTGLRYQQHREKGTHVLLFVRRYKKTDIGGPQPWMLLGPAHYESHEGSNPMGIVWKLDHQLPADVWTYSAIAAG; this is encoded by the coding sequence ATGACTCACCCGGTCCACCTCCAGGCCGTCCCTGGCATCTACGAGAAGCTGATCACGGACAGGCTGGAGGAACGGCTCCGGGAGCTCAGCGCCGAGGGATGGCTGGCCGGTCACAAGTCGGTGGGCACGGAGTCCAGCTCCCATGTACTGGCCCGCCACATCGCCGACACGGTGACCCGGTTGCTCAAGTCACTCGACCATGAGAAACGGGTCGCCGCGGCCAACCAGATCCTGGACCACCTGGCCACCCTCAATGGCGCTCGCGAGTGGATAGAGCGGGTGGCCGACGGCCCGCGAGAACTGGTCACCCTCGCCCAGCAGGAAGCTGAGGGCGTCTATCAGCTGCGGCCGTTGACCCCGCTGTCGGACACTGCACTGTTCACCAACTCCCCGGACGATCTCAACCTTGGTTCGGAGCTGCGCGGCGAACTCGCCACAGCCGACCGTGTGGATCTGCTCTGCGCCTTCGTGAAGTGGCATGGCGTCCGCGTCCTCGAAGGTGCCCTTCGGGCTGCTCATCAGCGTGGCGTCCGGATCCGTGTCATCACCACGACGTACATCGGGGCCACCGAGCGACGCGCTCTCGATCGTCTGGTTCGGGAGTTCGGCGCCGAGGTGAAGGTCAACTACGAGCTGCTCTCCACACGTCTACACGCCAAGGCATGGTTGTTCCGCCGCAACAGCGGCTTCGACACCGCCTATGTCGGCAGTTCCAACCTCTCCAAGGCTGCCCTGCTTGACGGCCTGGAGTGGAACGTTCGCCTGTCTTCCGTGGCCACGCCGGCAGTGCTCAAGAAGTTCGAAGCGACCTTCGACGCCTACTGGCACGACCCGTCCTTCGAGAGTTACGACCCCGATCGAGACGCTGAGCTCCTGGACAGGGCTCTAAGCGAGGCGAGCGGCAAGACCGACCGAACCACTGCCACCATCTCCCTCTCCGGCCTTGAGGTCCGCCCCTATCCGCACCAGCAGGACATGCTGGAGCGTCTGGAGGTCGAGCGGTCCATCCACAACCGGCACCACAATCTGTTGGTGGCGGCCACGGGCACGGGCAAGACCGTCATGGCGGCCCTGGACTACAGAGCCCTCCGCAAGAAGCATCAGCGCGACCTCAAGCTGCTCTTTATCGCGCACCGCAAGGAGATCCTGGACCAGTCGCTCCGCACCTACCAGGAGGTGCTGATCGACGCCAACTTCGGTGAGTGCCTGGTCAATGGCCAGGTGCCTCGGGACTGGACACATGTCTTCGCCAGCGTGCAGTCCCTCAATGCTCGAACCCTGGACCGCTTCTCGCCGGACCACTTCGACGTCATCGTGATCGACGAGTTCCACCACGGTGTGGCACCCACGTACCGCAAGATCATCGACTACTTCCAGCCGCTGGAGTTGCTTGGCCTCACAGCGACCCCCGAGCGGACGGACGGAAAGAACGTCCAGGACGAGTTCTTCGACGGCCGCATCGCAGCCGAGATGCGGCTGTGGGAGGCGCTGGAGAACGAGCTGCTGAGTCCGTTCCACTACTTCGGCATCGCCGACAACACCGACATGACCGGGCTTGAATGGAAGCGCGGCACCTACGACCCCGCCGAGCTCGACAACCTCTTCACTGGCAACGACGCACGGGCTCGATTGGTCGTCAAAGCGGTCCAAGACAAGATCGCCGATCCAGGTTCGATACGCGCACTTGGCTTCTGTGTCTCGGTGGCCCATGCCAAGTTCATGGCTGACTACTTCAACCGTGCCGGGTTGAACGCCAAGGCTCTGTCCGGGGGGACACCAACCGAGGAGCGGAAGGCCGCTCTCAGCGGGCTGCGGGACGGCTCCGTGCAGGTGATCTTCTCCGTGGACCTCTTCAACGAGGGGCTGGACGTCCCGGACGTCGACACATTGCTTCTACTGCGGCCGACTTCCAGCACCACCGTCTTCCTCCAGCAGCTTGGGCGTGGTCTGCGCCGAAGCGAGAACAAGGCCGTCCTCACAGTCCTGGATTTCATTGGCATGCACCGCAAGGAGTTCCGCTTCGAGAACCAGTTCCGCGCGCTGACCAACCTCACCCGCAATCGCCTGGCTGACCACATCGAGGACGACTTCCCCCGGCTTCCCTCGGGCTGCCAGATCATCCTCGACCGCAAGTCGAAGGATCGGGTGCTGGACAACGTCCGGAGCCAGCTGAAGATCAACGCGACCCAACTCGCCAAAGAGATCAGCGAGTACGGCGAGCCGAAGCTGGCCGCCTACCTACGCGAGAGCAATCGCGAACTCAAGGAGCTCTACCGCTCGAACAACTCCTGGACCGGCCTGCTCCGCCGCGCCAAGTTGCTGTCCGACCCCGTCCCGGATGGTGAAGCCGAACTGTCGAAGCGAGCGTCCGCCTTTCTCCACGTGGACGACCCGCTCCGGATCTCCGCCTACACCAAGCTGCTGTCAGATGACGCACCCCGCTACGAGGAGCTGTCATCGCAGGAGCAGGCGTTCGCCCGCATGCTGTTCTTCTCCCTCTGGCCGCTTGGCGGAGGCTTCGCCACCTACCAGAAGGGCTTCGACGCACTCCGCCCGCAGGTAGCCTTCCGCAGCGAACTCCGCCAGATCCTCGACCACGGCCTGGAACACACCGAGCACATCCCGATCCCGCTGCTGGGCTCCCAGATCGGTATCCCACTCGCCGTTCACGCCTCATACAGCCGCGAGGAGATCCTGCCTGCTCTCGGCCAAGCCGGCCTGGGAGCATTCCTTCCAGGTAACTTTCGGGAGGGCGTGAAGTGGTGTCAGAACATCAAGACTGACGCACTGCTCATCACCCTGGAAAAGGACGAAAAGGACTTCTCTCCGCAGACTCGGTACAGGGACTTCGCCATGGGCCCGGATGTCTTCCACTGGGAGTCCCAAAACCAGACCTCGGAGAGCTCCCCCACTGGCCTGCGCTACCAGCAGCACCGAGAGAAGGGCACCCATGTGCTGCTCTTCGTCCGCCGCTACAAGAAGACCGACATCGGCGGCCCTCAGCCCTGGATGCTCCTCGGCCCGGCCCACTACGAGTCACATGAGGGCAGCAACCCTATGGGCATCGTCTGGAAGCTGGACCACCAACTGCCAGCCGACGTCTGGACCTACTCCGCAATCGCCGCTGGCTGA
- a CDS encoding ATP-binding protein, whose translation MLACQCVQRKRWDLDFEARPEVVGALRRIMRTHLRSWGLSHLAEGAQLILSELVTNVIEHVGTSVPSRLTVMMRDGFLRIEVHDPDGGGATPTSRHAAEHAEGGRGLEIVGALADRWGADQGGPGKVIWAELDGGVAGPAGHAGGHRVDRAEALLLLYGPAPALVGAELRVGPVLMRETAVALLVDLMNWLSSHGWDPGEALDQAHTRFESEGDAA comes from the coding sequence ATGCTCGCATGTCAGTGCGTGCAGAGGAAGCGGTGGGATCTCGATTTCGAGGCTCGGCCTGAGGTCGTTGGCGCTCTGCGCCGGATCATGCGTACACACCTGCGATCGTGGGGGCTGTCGCACCTGGCTGAAGGGGCGCAGCTGATCCTCAGCGAGCTGGTCACCAATGTGATCGAGCATGTGGGAACGAGTGTGCCCAGTCGACTCACGGTGATGATGCGAGACGGGTTTCTACGCATTGAGGTCCACGATCCTGACGGTGGCGGTGCGACGCCGACATCCCGCCATGCGGCCGAGCATGCGGAAGGAGGTCGAGGGCTGGAGATCGTCGGCGCACTCGCTGACCGCTGGGGGGCGGATCAGGGCGGCCCTGGCAAGGTCATCTGGGCTGAGCTGGATGGCGGGGTGGCTGGGCCCGCTGGGCATGCCGGTGGCCACCGGGTGGATCGGGCTGAGGCTCTGCTGTTGCTGTATGGACCGGCGCCAGCGCTTGTAGGGGCGGAACTGCGAGTGGGGCCAGTGTTGATGAGGGAGACCGCCGTCGCGCTGTTGGTGGACCTTATGAACTGGCTGTCATCCCATGGATGGGATCCAGGCGAAGCGCTCGATCAGGCGCACACGCGCTTCGAGTCGGAGGGTGATGCGGCGTGA
- a CDS encoding helix-turn-helix domain-containing protein, whose amino-acid sequence MAQSPTPTVRRRRLGVQMRQLRGQANLTLDQVAEATGWDRAKISRLENGRSGIRLKEIKDLLTLYRVDDPGLAAALECLAREGSKRGWWQNYSDVLNPAYADFISLETDASRMCEYQVTLIPGLFQTTPYAREVIAAINMGSEPDEVNRLAELRAARQSVLTRSGPPLSVWAIIHEAALRQRTVRPNIMRDQLRRLLEIAELPHVTIQVLPLTSTPHPGVAGAFTLLSFAGTTGLDVALAENLTGAVYIEEEREVSVYVDAFERLRASALPTTESSELIDRLADTHRLTEEST is encoded by the coding sequence ATGGCACAGAGCCCGACACCGACAGTCAGACGCCGTCGCCTCGGCGTGCAGATGAGGCAGCTTCGCGGGCAGGCGAACCTCACTCTTGATCAGGTCGCGGAGGCTACAGGCTGGGATCGCGCCAAGATCAGCCGCCTTGAGAACGGCCGATCCGGCATCCGCCTCAAAGAAATCAAGGACCTGCTCACCCTCTACCGCGTCGACGACCCCGGCCTGGCCGCCGCGCTGGAGTGCCTGGCTCGTGAAGGCTCCAAACGCGGCTGGTGGCAGAACTACAGCGACGTACTGAACCCGGCCTACGCTGACTTCATCAGCCTGGAGACCGACGCCTCACGGATGTGCGAGTACCAAGTCACCCTGATTCCGGGGCTATTCCAGACCACCCCCTACGCCCGTGAGGTGATCGCGGCGATCAACATGGGCAGCGAGCCGGACGAGGTCAACCGGCTCGCCGAGTTGCGGGCAGCCCGGCAGTCCGTTCTTACGCGCTCTGGTCCGCCGCTGTCTGTCTGGGCCATCATTCATGAGGCAGCCCTGCGCCAACGCACCGTCCGCCCCAACATCATGCGTGACCAGCTGCGGCGTCTCCTGGAGATCGCCGAGCTCCCACACGTCACCATCCAGGTGCTTCCTCTGACTTCAACTCCCCACCCCGGTGTCGCCGGAGCCTTCACACTCCTCAGCTTCGCCGGCACCACCGGGCTCGACGTGGCCCTGGCCGAAAACCTGACAGGCGCCGTATACATCGAGGAGGAACGAGAGGTGAGCGTGTACGTTGACGCCTTTGAACGCCTACGCGCGTCGGCACTTCCCACCACGGAGTCCAGCGAGCTCATCGATCGGCTGGCAGACACCCACAGGCTCACAGAGGAGAGCACGTGA
- a CDS encoding DUF397 domain-containing protein, translating into MISPDVWKKSSYSGGNNNCVEVTGTSGDAPQVLVRDSKDPHGPKLGYSGMAWSAFVSALRAGELSRH; encoded by the coding sequence GTGATCAGCCCCGACGTTTGGAAGAAGAGCAGCTACAGCGGCGGAAACAACAACTGCGTGGAGGTGACCGGCACTTCTGGGGATGCCCCTCAGGTCCTCGTACGCGACTCCAAGGATCCGCACGGCCCCAAGCTCGGCTACTCGGGGATGGCGTGGAGCGCGTTCGTCAGCGCACTGCGTGCGGGAGAACTCTCCCGCCACTGA
- a CDS encoding HNH endonuclease has product MGNPAWVWDELLLACAVVVQNDWRELRENDPRVHELSAVLRALPFHGHEARSDAFRGPGSVSRKSTDIATAHPTYAGKTTRGGRTTRLVVDAFIADPTRMVTAAETIRHIVSAGIFVGAAEEEADLDDWTAPEGRLLARLHRTRERNPALRRRKIASVRRASLPLSCEVCAFDFADFYGSLGEGYIEVHHTVPLHISGDTDTSLSDLALLCSNCHRMCHRSHESGARWRSPESLRTLVASRPRLLGP; this is encoded by the coding sequence ATGGGGAATCCAGCCTGGGTATGGGATGAGCTTCTGCTCGCTTGCGCAGTCGTCGTTCAGAACGACTGGCGGGAGCTTCGAGAGAACGACCCAAGGGTCCACGAGCTCTCAGCAGTCCTGCGCGCCCTGCCCTTCCACGGACATGAAGCTCGCAGCGACGCCTTCCGGGGTCCCGGCAGCGTGAGCCGCAAGAGCACGGACATCGCCACCGCGCATCCCACGTACGCGGGCAAGACCACCCGAGGCGGCAGGACCACCAGGCTGGTGGTCGACGCGTTCATCGCAGACCCTACGAGGATGGTGACTGCGGCAGAAACGATCCGTCACATCGTCTCGGCCGGGATCTTCGTGGGCGCGGCCGAGGAAGAAGCCGACCTCGATGACTGGACCGCTCCTGAAGGCCGCCTGCTAGCCAGACTTCACCGCACCCGCGAGCGCAACCCTGCCCTACGCCGCCGGAAGATCGCCTCGGTGCGAAGGGCTAGCCTTCCCCTGAGCTGCGAAGTCTGCGCCTTCGACTTCGCCGACTTCTACGGATCTCTCGGAGAGGGATACATCGAGGTCCACCACACCGTTCCCCTGCACATATCCGGTGATACGGACACCTCGCTGAGCGACCTCGCCCTGCTCTGCTCAAACTGCCACCGCATGTGCCATCGCAGCCACGAGTCCGGAGCGAGATGGCGTAGTCCAGAGTCACTGCGGACGCTTGTAGCGTCTCGACCTCGCCTCCTAGGCCCGTAG